In Nostoc sp. UHCC 0926, a single genomic region encodes these proteins:
- a CDS encoding Ycf66 family protein, with the protein MLAYVLALVVGLGSLAIYIAAFFFPEIHRKNDFIWSGVGLFYALVLWVFAPRITGGLLLGHVASVALLVWFGWQTLSLRRQLTPQAQQTQVPSPETVKTGIQEQVNKLSLQERLGQLQKGLGSTFSGAKDKVQQTVSKKPSTTPRPEDITSVLAEKPAVEIINKTTSIPEQPAEKTVTTDTEAKTKSIPEAIPPHPPSPELVEAAQANVEIEEKQPIPVEDIAPDAVLAPPAETPPEAIPPNQVS; encoded by the coding sequence ATGCTGGCATATGTCCTAGCTTTAGTGGTCGGTCTTGGTAGTTTAGCCATTTATATAGCAGCTTTCTTTTTCCCAGAAATCCACCGCAAGAATGACTTTATCTGGAGTGGTGTAGGACTATTCTATGCCTTAGTCTTATGGGTGTTTGCACCACGCATTACTGGGGGTTTGTTGCTGGGTCATGTGGCTAGTGTGGCTCTTTTGGTCTGGTTTGGCTGGCAAACTCTATCATTACGTCGGCAACTGACTCCGCAGGCACAACAAACCCAAGTACCCAGTCCTGAGACGGTGAAAACTGGCATTCAGGAACAGGTGAATAAGTTGTCCCTTCAGGAACGGCTGGGCCAGTTGCAAAAAGGTCTTGGTAGCACCTTCAGTGGCGCGAAAGATAAGGTGCAACAGACTGTGAGTAAAAAGCCATCCACAACCCCCAGACCTGAAGATATTACCTCTGTACTGGCAGAGAAACCTGCTGTTGAGATTATCAACAAAACTACTTCTATACCAGAACAACCAGCAGAGAAGACAGTTACTACTGACACCGAAGCAAAAACCAAGAGTATACCAGAAGCGATTCCACCACATCCCCCATCTCCTGAATTGGTGGAAGCAGCGCAAGCAAATGTTGAAATTGAGGAAAAACAACCGATTCCCGTAGAAGATATTGCGCCAGATGCGGTACTCGCTCCCCCGGCAGAAACACCACCGGAAGCAATACCACCGAATCAAGTTAGTTGA
- a CDS encoding type II toxin-antitoxin system ParD family antitoxin: MNIQLKAEYEQFIQTRIATGRYENAEDVIAKALKLLEEWEKGYQEWEEEIQKKIAVGLASIERGDVVDGEVVMARLSEKLRKARETQG, from the coding sequence ATGAACATCCAACTTAAAGCGGAATACGAGCAATTTATACAAACCCGAATTGCTACAGGTAGATATGAAAATGCTGAAGATGTGATTGCTAAAGCATTGAAACTGCTGGAAGAATGGGAGAAGGGTTATCAGGAATGGGAAGAAGAAATCCAGAAAAAAATAGCTGTTGGGCTTGCTTCTATCGAACGGGGAGACGTAGTAGATGGTGAAGTTGTGATGGCGCGACTGTCAGAGAAATTACGCAAAGCGCGTGAGACTCAAGGATAA
- a CDS encoding type II toxin-antitoxin system RelE/ParE family toxin produces the protein MEYFIAKEASQDLDEILDYFLVRNINAGERFIQGFNKKCQNIAQFPNIGRSYAKFDPSLRGIP, from the coding sequence ATGGAATATTTTATTGCCAAAGAAGCAAGCCAAGATTTAGATGAAATTTTGGATTATTTTCTAGTTCGCAATATTAACGCAGGGGAAAGATTTATTCAAGGATTTAATAAGAAGTGCCAAAACATAGCTCAATTCCCGAATATAGGACGAAGTTACGCCAAGTTTGATCCAAGCCTTAGAGGAATACCTTAG
- a CDS encoding sugar ABC transporter permease: protein MAAISNVQVTISLAELGLDDEELQTEVENLLPQLKEVDGVEDADLVAVENAPKGTKSISGFVWGLLKAQVNASNIKSLFKFLSDRFGNKPIKIGVKAPDGRELNIEASSREEFEFALQKAQDFLNNKSNS from the coding sequence ATGGCAGCGATATCTAACGTTCAGGTGACGATTTCTCTAGCTGAACTGGGTTTAGACGATGAGGAGTTGCAAACAGAAGTAGAAAATTTATTACCTCAGTTAAAAGAAGTGGATGGGGTAGAAGATGCAGATTTAGTTGCAGTGGAAAACGCACCCAAGGGGACAAAGAGTATCAGCGGCTTTGTGTGGGGATTGTTAAAAGCACAAGTTAACGCTTCTAATATCAAGAGTTTGTTTAAATTTCTAAGCGATCGCTTCGGCAACAAACCAATTAAAATTGGGGTTAAAGCCCCCGATGGCAGAGAACTCAACATCGAAGCTAGCAGTCGAGAAGAGTTTGAATTTGCTCTACAGAAAGCACAGGATTTTTTGAACAATAAGTCAAACAGCTAA
- a CDS encoding caspase, EACC1-associated type, with product MAKVALLIGISEYEPGLAPLPNAVKDVEAMRRVLVNSEMGDFAEADVTMLKNPQRQDMEDAIYKLYANCQKDDLVLFYFSGHGVTVESGDFYFSTSITRKNQGKLIPTSAVAATNVHSWMNQSKSKRLVVILDCCFSGAFAKGLTAKDSGTIDLQQYLGGEGRAILTASTSTQYAFESDGLELSIYTHYLVEGIEKGAADIDGDGLIAVDELHRYAKSKVQEASPAMTPEFYPFKDGYRIFLAKSPKDDPSLKYRKEVERLNRSGKFTVPARRLLNSLRLTFKLASDVADAIEAEVQQPYREYQRKLEEYELTLVETIESEPTLSETTFNDLKDYQQHLSLRDEDVASIEARIIGQPKPTPLPESIQQIDWLDYQANQFEFDIVTVNVQGQPINRSRGRAEFFTENLGNGVVLEMVAITGGKFLMGSLESEPERYNSESPQHPVTIQPFFMGKFPVTQSQWASVAALPKVNIDLNPDPSNFKGVNRPVEQVSWDDAIEFCARLSKKTEKTYRLPSEAEWEYACRAGTTTPFYFGETITTDLANYRGTDWDYNGTVYPGNYAQGPKGEYREQTTDVGKFPANPFGLFDMHGNIWEWCQDEWHENYNGAPKDGSAWLIDNDNQMLLRGGSWSYIPRDCRSATRHYNARDSGNNNVGFRVVVVRGRT from the coding sequence ATGGCAAAAGTCGCACTGCTGATAGGGATTAGTGAATATGAGCCAGGGTTAGCACCGCTACCAAATGCTGTTAAAGATGTTGAGGCGATGCGGCGAGTTTTGGTAAACTCAGAAATGGGTGATTTTGCCGAAGCGGATGTCACTATGCTGAAAAATCCCCAACGGCAGGATATGGAAGATGCTATTTATAAGTTGTATGCCAATTGTCAGAAAGATGATTTAGTGCTTTTCTATTTTTCTGGTCATGGCGTGACAGTCGAAAGTGGTGATTTTTACTTCTCGACTTCCATCACCCGAAAAAATCAGGGAAAATTAATCCCCACTTCAGCCGTAGCAGCCACAAATGTACATAGTTGGATGAACCAGAGCAAGTCCAAGCGACTGGTAGTGATTTTAGATTGCTGCTTTAGTGGTGCTTTTGCCAAGGGTTTGACAGCTAAAGATAGTGGTACTATTGACCTGCAACAATATTTAGGGGGCGAGGGAAGGGCAATTCTCACTGCTTCCACTTCCACACAATATGCTTTTGAATCCGATGGTTTGGAGCTTTCGATTTACACTCACTATCTGGTAGAAGGGATTGAGAAAGGTGCAGCGGATATAGACGGGGATGGCTTGATTGCGGTAGATGAATTGCATAGGTATGCGAAAAGCAAAGTGCAAGAAGCATCTCCGGCTATGACACCAGAATTTTATCCTTTTAAGGATGGTTATCGGATTTTTCTGGCAAAGTCGCCCAAGGATGACCCCAGCCTGAAATATCGTAAGGAAGTAGAACGGCTGAATCGGTCTGGTAAGTTTACTGTTCCAGCCCGTCGCCTGTTAAACTCATTGCGCCTAACCTTCAAGCTTGCTTCTGATGTTGCTGATGCCATTGAAGCTGAAGTTCAACAACCATATCGAGAGTATCAGAGAAAATTAGAAGAGTACGAGTTAACCCTGGTTGAGACAATTGAAAGTGAGCCAACCCTAAGTGAAACAACTTTCAATGACCTGAAAGACTATCAGCAACATTTAAGTTTGAGAGATGAAGATGTAGCTTCAATAGAAGCGCGGATTATTGGTCAACCAAAACCAACTCCATTACCCGAATCCATTCAACAAATTGATTGGCTTGATTATCAAGCCAATCAATTTGAGTTTGATATTGTGACGGTGAATGTTCAGGGACAACCCATCAACCGCAGTCGTGGACGCGCCGAGTTTTTTACAGAAAACTTGGGTAATGGCGTAGTTCTGGAAATGGTTGCAATTACCGGTGGTAAATTTCTCATGGGTTCCCTAGAGAGTGAGCCAGAACGCTATAACTCTGAAAGTCCACAACACCCCGTCACCATTCAACCCTTTTTCATGGGGAAATTTCCAGTAACCCAGAGTCAATGGGCATCTGTTGCCGCCTTGCCCAAGGTTAATATTGATTTAAATCCTGACCCATCCAATTTTAAAGGTGTTAATCGACCTGTTGAACAAGTTTCTTGGGATGATGCAATTGAGTTTTGCGCTCGACTATCTAAAAAGACTGAGAAAACCTATCGCTTACCCAGTGAAGCAGAATGGGAATATGCTTGTCGGGCGGGAACGACTACGCCGTTTTATTTTGGCGAAACGATTACAACGGATTTAGCGAATTATCGGGGGACAGACTGGGATTATAACGGAACAGTATACCCAGGTAATTATGCTCAGGGGCCAAAGGGTGAATATCGTGAGCAAACAACAGATGTGGGGAAATTTCCTGCAAACCCCTTTGGTTTATTTGATATGCATGGTAATATATGGGAATGGTGTCAGGATGAGTGGCACGAAAATTATAACGGAGCGCCAAAAGACGGAAGCGCTTGGTTAATTGATAATGATAATCAGATGCTGCTGCGTGGTGGTTCGTGGTCCTACATTCCCAGGGATTGCCGCTCGGCGACTCGCCACTATAACGCGCGTGACTCCGGGAACAACAACGTGGGTTTTCGGGTTGTGGTGGTTCGGGGCAGGACTTAG
- the avd gene encoding diversity-generating retroelement protein Avd, with the protein MSDLPIIQKTYDLIKWYVPILNRLPRDHKFLLGNRIITELYNLLDVLMVARYAKQKLAHLELLNSKLDILRYQTRLLLEFNLIKTERYEYAQKLLNDIGIDLGGWIKQQKIKTNIPGD; encoded by the coding sequence ATGAGTGATTTACCAATAATACAAAAAACTTACGATTTAATCAAGTGGTATGTGCCAATTTTAAATCGGCTTCCTAGAGATCATAAGTTTTTGCTAGGAAATCGGATCATTACAGAACTATACAATTTATTAGATGTTCTGATGGTAGCACGGTATGCTAAACAGAAATTAGCTCATTTAGAATTATTGAATAGTAAGCTAGATATTTTACGCTATCAAACTCGCCTACTTTTAGAATTTAACTTAATTAAGACAGAGCGTTATGAATATGCTCAAAAACTTTTAAATGATATTGGCATCGATTTGGGTGGATGGATAAAACAACAAAAAATCAAGACAAATATACCTGGCGATTAG
- a CDS encoding RNA-directed DNA polymerase → MKKYGNLWNEIIAFENLLSATQQAQRGKRFRENVLEFNYNLEQELFQLQEELQSKTYCPGNYTTFQIFEPKPRMISAAPYRDRVVHHALCNVIVPIFERTFISDSYANRVGFGSHRALRRFTKFARSSRYVLQADIRKYFPSIDHEILKSLIYRKIKCPDTLWLINTIIDSSNYQEPVLNYFPGDDLLTPLERRHGLPIGNLTSQFFANVYLNNFDHFVKEQIKASEYIRYVDDFALFSDNKVFLENARVKIEKYLAGLRVKIHPIKSQLFETKHGANFVGFRILPDRIRVRSNNLRLARKRLRQMLWDYHQGKVEYEKMYQSMQSWIAHLKHGNTWQLRQQIFITWQLEDVIGQFSNFESIVLI, encoded by the coding sequence ATGAAAAAATACGGAAATCTCTGGAATGAAATTATAGCATTTGAGAATTTACTATCAGCCACCCAGCAAGCACAACGGGGTAAACGTTTCCGAGAAAATGTTTTAGAGTTTAACTACAATCTAGAGCAAGAGTTATTTCAACTGCAAGAAGAATTACAGTCAAAAACATACTGTCCTGGAAACTACACCACATTTCAAATTTTTGAACCCAAACCGCGAATGATTTCAGCGGCTCCCTATCGTGACAGAGTTGTGCATCATGCTCTCTGTAACGTCATTGTCCCCATATTTGAACGGACATTTATCAGTGATTCCTACGCCAATCGTGTTGGTTTTGGCTCCCATCGCGCTTTACGTCGCTTTACTAAATTTGCCCGTTCAAGCCGTTATGTTCTGCAAGCTGATATTCGGAAATATTTTCCTAGTATTGACCATGAGATTTTGAAATCACTGATATATCGTAAAATCAAATGTCCTGATACACTCTGGCTAATTAATACCATTATTGATAGTAGCAATTATCAAGAGCCAGTACTTAATTATTTTCCTGGAGATGATTTACTAACACCTCTCGAAAGAAGGCATGGTTTACCCATTGGCAATCTAACCAGCCAATTTTTTGCTAATGTATATCTAAACAATTTTGACCATTTTGTTAAAGAACAAATCAAAGCATCTGAATATATTCGTTATGTAGACGATTTTGCCTTATTTTCAGATAACAAAGTGTTTTTGGAAAACGCCAGAGTCAAAATAGAGAAATACCTTGCTGGGTTAAGAGTTAAAATTCATCCCATAAAAAGCCAATTATTTGAAACAAAACACGGAGCTAATTTTGTCGGATTTCGCATCTTGCCAGACCGGATTCGGGTACGCAGTAACAATCTGCGTTTGGCAAGAAAAAGATTACGGCAAATGCTCTGGGACTATCATCAAGGAAAAGTTGAATATGAAAAGATGTACCAATCAATGCAGAGTTGGATTGCCCACTTAAAGCATGGTAATACATGGCAGCTGCGCCAGCAAATATTTATTACTTGGCAATTAGAAGATGTTATTGGTCAATTCTCTAATTTCGAGTCTATCGTGTTAATCTGA
- a CDS encoding SUMF1/EgtB/PvdO family nonheme iron enzyme: MRGGSWNNNPRNCRSANRNYNARDNRNNNVGFRVVVVRGSTLLCQNW; the protein is encoded by the coding sequence CTGCGTGGTGGTTCGTGGAACAACAATCCCAGGAATTGCCGCTCGGCGAATCGCAACTATAACGCGCGTGACAACAGGAACAACAACGTGGGTTTTCGGGTTGTGGTGGTTCGGGGCAGTACTCTTTTGTGTCAGAACTGGTGA
- a CDS encoding glycoside hydrolase family 10 protein, with protein MKSPFLVQSWRRRCTAACRQTLLKYLFPILILISFVTVLLVDNFTPAIAQLPRQEIRGVWMTTNDFDTLKSRAKVQDAVSELQQMNLNTIYPVVWNSGYVMYPSALAQHAGIQPFVNKGSDGHDILADLITQAHHKGLLVIPWFEFGFMAPPTSELALNYPDWFTQKRDGSQISISAAGEVMWLNPFHPQVRQFITNLVLETITQYDADGIQFDDHMSLPSEFGYDQYTVALYTQETNNPPPTDAQDAAWVQWRADKITAFMVQLNQAVKQRKPQAIFSVAPNYYDLAYKFHLQDWLSWMRQNIVDELIVQVYRPNLQSFVANISRAEIQEAQQIIPTGIGIMTGLRNNPVPMQQIMSQVRAAQERGLGVTFFYYESLWNDAIESLNERQAGFETLFPSPALRARVE; from the coding sequence ATGAAATCACCTTTTCTTGTTCAAAGTTGGCGGCGTAGATGCACAGCAGCTTGTCGTCAGACATTGCTCAAGTATCTTTTTCCGATTCTCATTTTAATATCCTTTGTTACGGTATTGCTGGTAGACAACTTTACCCCTGCGATCGCACAGCTACCCCGTCAGGAAATTCGCGGGGTTTGGATGACCACCAATGATTTTGACACCCTCAAGAGTCGCGCCAAAGTGCAGGATGCGGTGAGTGAACTACAACAGATGAACCTCAACACAATCTATCCTGTGGTGTGGAATTCTGGCTATGTGATGTATCCCAGTGCCCTAGCACAACATGCAGGTATTCAACCTTTTGTCAACAAAGGTTCAGATGGACATGATATTCTGGCAGACCTGATTACCCAAGCCCATCACAAAGGATTGCTAGTAATTCCCTGGTTTGAATTTGGTTTCATGGCTCCCCCAACCTCAGAACTGGCACTGAATTATCCTGATTGGTTCACACAAAAGCGGGATGGTAGCCAAATTTCCATCAGTGCAGCTGGTGAGGTGATGTGGCTCAATCCCTTCCATCCACAAGTGCGACAGTTCATCACCAATCTCGTGCTGGAAACTATTACCCAATATGATGCCGATGGCATTCAGTTTGACGATCATATGAGTTTGCCCTCCGAATTTGGCTACGATCAATATACAGTTGCCTTGTACACCCAAGAAACTAATAATCCTCCCCCAACCGATGCCCAAGATGCGGCATGGGTACAGTGGCGGGCAGATAAAATTACGGCGTTCATGGTACAACTTAACCAAGCAGTGAAGCAGAGAAAACCCCAGGCGATTTTCTCTGTTGCTCCCAATTACTATGATTTGGCTTACAAGTTTCACCTGCAAGATTGGCTGAGTTGGATGCGGCAAAATATTGTGGACGAGTTAATTGTGCAAGTTTATCGTCCAAATCTGCAAAGTTTTGTGGCAAATATTTCCCGCGCAGAAATTCAAGAAGCGCAACAAATAATTCCAACTGGAATTGGCATTATGACAGGGTTACGAAATAATCCAGTTCCCATGCAGCAAATTATGTCTCAGGTGCGGGCTGCCCAAGAACGCGGTCTAGGCGTAACCTTCTTTTATTATGAAAGTCTTTGGAACGATGCTATAGAATCCTTAAACGAGCGACAAGCTGGATTTGAAACTCTCTTTCCCTCTCCTGCACTCCGCGCCAGAGTTGAATAA
- the bchI gene encoding magnesium chelatase ATPase subunit I, with amino-acid sequence MSPTAQSTASARRVVFPFTAIVGQEEMKLALLLNVIDPKIGGVMIMGDRGTGKSTTIRALADLLPEISVVANDPFSSDPSDPDLMSDEVRQLLEQGGQIPVAQKKVQMVDLPLGATEDRVCGTIDIEKALSEGVKAFEPGLLAKANRGILYVDEVNLLDDHLVDVLLDSAASGWNTVEREGISIRHPARFVLVGSGNPEEGELRPQLLDRFGMHAEIHTVKEPVLRVQIVEQRADFDQNPPVFLEKYKPEQEALQEQIVNAQQLLPEVKIDYDLRVKISEVCSELDVDGLRGDIVSNRAAKALTAYEGRTEVTVDDIHRVITLCLRHRLRKDPLESIDSGYKVAKAFSRVFGVELPESDTAQKNGTGQKLGARG; translated from the coding sequence GTGAGTCCAACTGCTCAATCCACGGCAAGTGCGCGTCGCGTAGTATTTCCTTTTACGGCAATTGTGGGCCAGGAAGAAATGAAACTGGCGCTGCTATTGAACGTGATTGATCCCAAAATTGGTGGTGTAATGATCATGGGCGATCGCGGCACCGGTAAATCCACAACTATCCGGGCGCTGGCGGATCTGCTGCCAGAAATCTCCGTGGTTGCCAATGACCCCTTCAGTAGTGATCCTAGCGACCCCGACTTGATGAGCGATGAAGTCCGCCAACTGTTAGAACAAGGGGGCCAAATTCCTGTAGCTCAGAAAAAAGTCCAAATGGTAGATCTGCCGCTAGGAGCTACAGAAGACCGAGTTTGCGGCACAATCGACATTGAGAAAGCTTTATCTGAAGGTGTCAAAGCCTTTGAACCAGGACTGCTGGCAAAAGCTAACCGAGGCATTCTCTATGTAGATGAAGTCAACTTACTAGATGACCACCTCGTAGATGTGCTACTAGACTCCGCTGCCAGTGGATGGAACACTGTAGAACGGGAAGGTATTTCTATCCGTCACCCAGCACGTTTCGTTCTTGTGGGTTCTGGAAACCCTGAAGAAGGCGAACTGCGCCCTCAACTGCTTGATCGCTTTGGGATGCACGCAGAAATTCACACAGTAAAAGAACCAGTCTTGCGGGTGCAAATCGTGGAACAACGGGCGGATTTTGACCAAAATCCTCCAGTATTTCTCGAAAAGTACAAACCCGAACAAGAAGCATTGCAAGAGCAAATTGTCAATGCTCAACAGCTTTTGCCAGAGGTGAAAATTGACTATGATCTGCGGGTAAAAATATCTGAAGTCTGCTCTGAACTGGATGTAGATGGTTTGCGGGGTGACATTGTTAGTAACCGCGCCGCCAAAGCCTTAACAGCATATGAAGGACGCACTGAAGTTACAGTTGATGATATCCACCGCGTAATTACCCTATGCTTGCGTCACAGACTGCGGAAAGACCCCTTAGAATCGATTGATTCTGGTTACAAAGTCGCCAAAGCTTTTAGCCGCGTCTTTGGCGTCGAACTACCAGAAAGTGATACTGCACAAAAAAACGGCACAGGTCAAAAGTTAGGGGCTAGGGGTTAG
- a CDS encoding ferredoxin-thioredoxin reductase variable chain, producing MKVGDRVRVKESVVVYHHPEHRSQAFDIKGTEGDVVGIATEWRGRPISANLPIVVQFSKKFKAHLRENELEVI from the coding sequence ATGAAAGTTGGCGATCGCGTCCGTGTTAAAGAATCGGTAGTAGTGTATCATCATCCTGAACATCGGAGTCAGGCTTTTGACATCAAAGGCACAGAAGGTGATGTCGTAGGTATTGCCACCGAATGGCGAGGCAGACCGATAAGCGCTAATCTGCCGATTGTAGTCCAGTTTAGTAAAAAGTTTAAAGCCCATTTACGTGAAAATGAGTTAGAAGTCATCTAA
- a CDS encoding YdcF family protein, translated as MFLYLSKLLPLFFYPLGLACVSLVVALVTLWKRPFTAAIAISFALTLLLFCSNAWIAKSLVRSLEWQNLPPAQMPVAEAIVVLGGATKSAFFPRPTVDLSESGDRVIYAAQLYRQKKAPIIILSGGRIDWRGSGSPESADMATILTSIGIPSEAIVQEPESLNTYQNAVNVQKILSSRGIRQVLLVTSAMHMPRSLQIFQRQGINAISAPTDFLVSEGELQELGSTPKAAILNLLPDTDNLHEFTSALKEYIGSLVYRLRGWL; from the coding sequence ATGTTTTTATATCTTTCCAAATTACTGCCACTATTCTTTTATCCACTAGGACTAGCCTGCGTGAGCTTGGTAGTAGCATTAGTCACGTTGTGGAAACGACCGTTCACTGCGGCGATCGCAATTTCCTTTGCCCTAACTTTATTGCTATTTTGTAGTAATGCTTGGATTGCTAAATCATTAGTGCGATCGCTAGAATGGCAAAATCTTCCACCCGCCCAAATGCCAGTTGCAGAAGCAATTGTGGTTTTGGGTGGCGCAACCAAATCAGCATTTTTCCCAAGACCTACCGTCGATTTGAGTGAATCAGGCGACCGCGTGATTTATGCTGCACAACTATATCGCCAAAAAAAAGCGCCTATAATCATTCTCAGCGGGGGTCGGATTGATTGGCGTGGAAGTGGTTCACCAGAGTCGGCAGATATGGCAACAATACTCACATCTATTGGTATCCCATCTGAGGCAATTGTCCAGGAACCTGAATCTCTGAATACTTATCAAAATGCAGTCAATGTCCAAAAAATTTTGTCATCTCGTGGCATTCGCCAAGTATTATTGGTAACATCGGCAATGCATATGCCGCGATCGCTTCAGATTTTCCAGCGTCAAGGAATCAATGCCATTTCTGCACCCACTGACTTTCTTGTGAGTGAAGGTGAACTGCAAGAACTCGGCAGCACTCCCAAAGCCGCTATACTGAATTTATTACCTGATACCGACAACTTGCACGAATTTACCAGTGCTTTAAAAGAGTACATTGGTTCTTTAGTTTATCGCTTACGCGGTTGGCTTTAA
- a CDS encoding bifunctional aminoglycoside phosphotransferase/ATP-binding protein, whose amino-acid sequence MTKATLPALIQQMLQPGFYPHTVTEPIQLIQTHISYVLLTGDYAYKLKKPVNFGFLDFSTLDKRQHFCQEELRLNQRGAGELYLEVLPITQVGEQYQLGGTVEAVEYALKMRQFPQESLLSTLFEEGNLNETHLEELGRVVAQYHAQAQTNDYIRSFGEVPKVRAAIDENYQQTEKYIGGPQTQAQFTETKQYTDNFFAERPELFASRIHNDYIRECHGDLHLRNIALWHDKILLFDCIEFNEPFRFVDVMYDVAFTVMDLEARQRQDLGNAFLNYYIEQTGDWEGLQVLPLYLSRQAYVRAKVTSFLLDDQSVPATVKEEATKTAADYYKQAWEYTKPKLGQLILMSGLSGSGKSTTARYLARQLGAIHLRSDAVRKHLGGIPLWEKGGDDLYTPEMTEKTYTRLLSLGIILAQQGFSVILDAKYDRQQLRQEAIAQATKHQLPLQIIQCTAPLEVLKERLNNRTGDIADATADLLASQLKQAEPFTEEEQSYVKIWDTTQPQQAQLKLVIPQ is encoded by the coding sequence ATGACAAAAGCGACTCTTCCAGCTTTAATTCAGCAGATGTTGCAGCCGGGATTTTATCCCCATACGGTAACAGAACCCATTCAACTAATTCAAACCCACATTTCTTATGTGCTGTTAACTGGGGATTACGCTTATAAGCTGAAAAAACCTGTGAATTTTGGCTTTTTGGACTTTTCAACCTTAGATAAGCGGCAGCATTTTTGTCAGGAAGAGTTGCGGTTAAATCAGCGGGGTGCTGGTGAACTGTATTTAGAAGTTTTGCCCATAACTCAGGTAGGAGAGCAATATCAGCTAGGGGGAACGGTTGAGGCTGTAGAATACGCGTTGAAGATGCGCCAGTTTCCTCAAGAGTCGCTATTAAGTACACTTTTTGAAGAGGGTAACTTAAATGAGACACATCTAGAAGAGTTGGGACGGGTCGTGGCTCAATACCATGCCCAAGCACAGACGAATGATTATATTCGCAGTTTTGGTGAAGTGCCAAAAGTCCGGGCTGCAATTGACGAAAATTATCAGCAAACTGAGAAGTATATTGGTGGCCCCCAAACTCAGGCGCAGTTTACAGAAACAAAGCAATATACAGATAACTTTTTTGCAGAACGTCCAGAATTATTTGCTAGCAGAATTCACAACGACTATATTCGTGAATGTCACGGGGATTTACACCTGAGAAATATTGCGCTGTGGCACGATAAAATCTTGCTGTTCGATTGCATTGAGTTTAACGAGCCGTTTCGGTTTGTTGATGTCATGTACGATGTGGCGTTCACGGTAATGGATTTGGAAGCACGGCAGCGTCAAGATTTAGGTAATGCTTTTTTGAATTATTACATAGAGCAAACTGGAGACTGGGAAGGTTTACAGGTGCTGCCCTTGTATTTGAGTCGTCAGGCTTATGTTCGAGCAAAGGTAACTTCATTTTTGCTAGACGATCAGAGTGTACCCGCGACGGTAAAGGAAGAAGCGACAAAAACCGCCGCTGATTATTACAAACAGGCTTGGGAGTACACTAAACCAAAACTGGGACAACTGATTTTGATGTCCGGGTTGTCGGGTTCTGGTAAAAGTACCACAGCAAGGTATTTAGCCCGTCAACTGGGAGCGATTCACCTTCGGTCTGATGCGGTGCGGAAACATTTAGGGGGAATTCCCCTGTGGGAAAAGGGTGGCGATGATTTGTATACCCCTGAGATGACCGAAAAAACCTACACACGGCTGTTGTCATTGGGAATTATCCTGGCTCAACAAGGTTTTTCAGTGATTTTGGATGCCAAGTATGATCGACAGCAGTTACGGCAAGAAGCGATCGCTCAAGCTACTAAGCATCAACTTCCCCTTCAGATTATCCAATGCACAGCACCCCTTGAAGTACTAAAAGAGCGTCTGAATAACCGCACTGGTGATATTGCTGATGCTACCGCCGATTTATTAGCCTCACAACTGAAACAAGCTGAACCCTTCACTGAAGAAGAACAATCATACGTAAAGATTTGGGATACAACTCAACCACAACAGGCACAATTAAAATTAGTAATTCCCCAATAG